The sequence below is a genomic window from Vespula pensylvanica isolate Volc-1 chromosome 1, ASM1446617v1, whole genome shotgun sequence.
ttttgtttttcatataaattaaaaacttattttgaaaagatttcttatacaaataaatcagAAGCTCTGTTAGACAGTCTCCGCATACAATGAACATCCATTCTATGAGCACTCGTAAATACTGTTTGCGTACACAGagattaatacaaatattaaaacgcGTAATAATCAACTACTAAATCACGCTACACTGTTTTAGCCAGTTTTATGTCGGCATTATTAAGCTGCGATACATTGTCTACCGAATAAGTACAAGATCCAACGTCCCCTATATCTTTTTCAACTTTAACAGCATTAAGAAGCATACTGTCATCTTGCTTGTGCATTCCTTGGATCCTATCTACATCATTCTCCATCTTAATCTCTTGTTTCATAGTAAATGCTTGCTTTCTTGTCTTGGTCTCTCTTTTAGGGTCaggtttttctctctcatacataaacgtttttcgttttcttctcattGGTTtgcatacttttttatatagtacGTTCATCTCCTTTATTCTGCTGGTTGGTATAGTCCAATCCATTTCCTTGCACGTCGTATCAGGATTACGTGTTGGATCCATACTGGTATCGTATACAGGTATTTCTAATCCCAACTTCTTCATAACACTGACCATAATTTCATCGACATTTCCATTAATGATTAGGTCAGCTTTCTTGTcctaaaagtatataattttaacgatgtttttatttctctttcttttttttttttttatttcgcaaCAGTCATATACatgtcaattatattttttataatattaatttacatgtTTGGTGGACTGCAAATTGCATATAACAAGTCTCCCTCCGTATTTTTTAGTATATAATGGAAGATTCCCACTTGGAATTATTTGCAAAGTTGTTCCCAAGCAAATACTCAAGTCAGCAACGCTATCAACATGAGATATGATATATTtgtctatataaatttttttatatgaatacatgatatatatatatatatatatatatatatatataatgttatctgttttttttccatGTATCAATGAAATACCTGGAATGCAAAT
It includes:
- the LOC122637044 gene encoding NAD-dependent protein deacetylase Sirt6 isoform X2; protein product: MNISFDDAIPTKTHMALKKLIDCKKIKFIISQNIDGLHLKSGVQRQHLAELHGNMFTEQCDKCGKQFIRNFASKSVGKKSLDTVCRSEQIGGRPCRGRMHDTILDWEHNLPDSDLTLSDLHSSVADLSICLGTTLQIIPSGNLPLYTKKYGGRLVICNLQSTKHDKKADLIINGNVDEIMVSVMKKLGLEIPVYDTSMDPTRNPDTTCKEMDWTIPTSRIKEMNVLYKKVCKPMRRKRKTFMYEREKPDPKRETKTRKQAFTMKQEIKMENDVDRIQGMHKQDDSMLLNAVKVEKDIGDVGSCTYSVDNVSQLNNADIKLAKTV
- the LOC122637044 gene encoding NAD-dependent protein deacetylase Sirt6 isoform X1; the encoded protein is MSCSYADGLSPYENKGILGLEERYDTAETLRIKCGLLAEWIQGARHVVVHTGAGISTAAGIPDFRGTNGVWTLEQKGLRPSMNISFDDAIPTKTHMALKKLIDCKKIKFIISQNIDGLHLKSGVQRQHLAELHGNMFTEQCDKCGKQFIRNFASKSVGKKSLDTVCRSEQIGGRPCRGRMHDTILDWEHNLPDSDLTLSDLHSSVADLSICLGTTLQIIPSGNLPLYTKKYGGRLVICNLQSTKHDKKADLIINGNVDEIMVSVMKKLGLEIPVYDTSMDPTRNPDTTCKEMDWTIPTSRIKEMNVLYKKVCKPMRRKRKTFMYEREKPDPKRETKTRKQAFTMKQEIKMENDVDRIQGMHKQDDSMLLNAVKVEKDIGDVGSCTYSVDNVSQLNNADIKLAKTV